In one Nicotiana sylvestris chromosome 8, ASM39365v2, whole genome shotgun sequence genomic region, the following are encoded:
- the LOC104248803 gene encoding uncharacterized protein: MLLRSASAPILKSWIIDPAPEQIIRTISASISISSNHDPITKNISKTASDHNFNELYKAKIKPFSKVYPQFASNCSENQENVASLSFGISTMSLVSKMEELDQEFAVLENDGGSGGDGGRISGGGGGGDGSDECPDSDHGSIEEYYQELIKGDPNNPLFLGNYAKFLKEVKGDVLRAEEYCGRAILADANEGDIFSLYGDLVWDAHKDADRAECYYNQAVKASPDDCYVLASYARFLWDAGDDGEEEVDVDEKDEQMLNKATILNNSSVNLFKGLDSFPSPQIPAS, translated from the exons ATGCTTCTGAGAAGTGCCTCTGCGCCAATCTTGAAATCATGGATTATAGATCCAGCTCCAGAACAAATTATCAGAACCATAAGTGCTTCAATCTCTATCTCCTCAAATCATGATCCCATCACCAAGAACATCTCAAAAACTGCATCAGACCACAATTTTAATGAATTATACAAGGCCAAGATTAAACCTTTTTCAAAAGTGTATCCTCAGTTTGCTTCAAACTGCTCAGAAAATCAAGAAAATGTTGCCAGTTTGAGTTTTGGTATTAGTACTATGTCGTTGGTGTCGAAAATGGAAGAGTTGGATCAAGAATTTGCTGTTTTAGAAAATGATGGTGGCAGTGGCGGTGATGGTGGCCGGATTTCTGGCGGCGGCGGTGGTGGAGATGGAAGTGATGAGTGCCCAGACTCTGATCATGGTAGTATTGAGGAGTATTATCAGGAGTTGATTAAGGGTGATCCTAATAATCCACTTTTTCTCGGAAACTATGCCAAGTTCTTAAAAGAG GTGAAAGGAGATGTTTTAAGAGCAGAAGAGTATTGTGGAAGAGCAATATTGGCAGATGCAAATGAAGGGGATATATTTTCACTATATGGGGATTTAGTATGGGATGCTCATAAAGATGCTGATAGGGCAGAATGCTACTATAATCAAGCTGTGAAAGCTTCTCCTGATGATTG TTATGTTCTTGCTTCATATGCTCGGTTTCTTTGGGACGCTGGGGATGATGGTGAAGAAGAAGTTGATGTTGATGAGAAGGATGAGCAAATGTTAAATAAGGCTACTATCTTAAATAATTCATCAGTCAATTTATTTAAAGGATTAGATAGTTTCCCCTCACCTCAAATCCCTGCTTCTTGA